The genome window CATGAAACGCCGCTGTGGACCGGAAGAAATCGCATCTTCCATCGCTTTCCTCCTGAGCGACGATGCCTCTTACATCACAGGGCAAACGATACATGTAGACGGTGGACGCTGGGGAATGTCCGTCGGCAGATAAATTTTTCTCGGAGCAAGCCTTATGAACGCGAATCTTGCAGAAATCGAAAAGAGACTCTGGAGTGCTGCCGATGAGCTCAGAGCCAATTCACGCCTTCGGGCTTCGGAATACTCAACGCCTGTGCTTGGACTTATCTTTCTACGCTACGCCGATCATAAATTTACACAGGCTGAGCAAGAAATCAGCACGGAAGCCTCTACGAGCAGGCGGAGACGGACCGATCCGAGAACACAATACCAAGCGCGCGGCATATTTTACGTGCCAGAGGAAGCACGTTTTCAATACCTGCTGAATTTGCCCGAGAGCGAGAACATCGGACAAGCCATCACCGACGCCATGAAGGCGATAGAAGCAGAAAATCCTCAGGTTGATGGAGTCCTACCGAAAACTTACAATCGCCTTGAAAAGAACACGCTCCTCGAACTCCTCCGTATCATGGAGCAGATTCCTATGGATATTGAAGGGGATGCCTTCGGGAAGGTCTACGAATACTTTCTCGGTAATTTTGCCATGAGCGAAGGTCAACGCGGCGGCGAATTCTTCACCCCTACCTCCCTCGTTAAACTCATCGTCGAGATCCTCCAACCCTTTCACGGACGTATTTTTGATCCCGCCTGTGGCTCCGGCGGTATGTTTGTCCAAAGTGCTGAATTTATTCACAATCACCAGCAAAATGGAATTCAAGGGGATATCAGCCTTTACGGGATTGAGCGTGTCGCTGAGACGATCAGGTTGTGCAAAATGAACTTGGCTGTGCATGGACTCGAAGGCGATATTAGACAAGCCAACAGTTACTACGAAGATCCACATAACTGCTTCGACAAGTTTGACTTTGTGATGGCAAATCCACCTTTCAATGTAGATCGCGTGGATAGAGAACGTATCAAAGACGATCCCCGATTTCCCTTCGGCATGCCTCGCGTTGACAATGCCAATTACATCTGGATTCAACTCTTTTACAGTGCCCTCTCTGAATCGGGTCGGGCAGGCTTTGTGATGGCGAACTCCGCTGCCGATGCCCGTGCCTCTGAACTGGAAGTTCGAACCGAGATTATCAAATCCGGTGCTGTTGATGTCGTCGTCAGCATTGCTTCAAATTTCTTCTACACCGTAACCTTGCCCTGCACTCTCTGGTTTTTCGATAAATCCAAACGGGATAGTGAGAGACGCGATAAAGTTCTGTTCATAGATGCCAGGCATCTCTATCACACAGTGAGCCGCGCACATCGGGAATTCACGCCTTTGCAACTCGAATTTCTTGCGAACATTGTGAGACTCTATCGCGGGGAAGCTCCTGAAAACCAACATAGTAGCGCGGATTTCCTCGCCACCAAATTCCCAGATACGGAATACATTGATGTGCCAGGGCTTTGCAAAGTGGCTACGATTGCCGAAATTGAAACA of Candidatus Poribacteria bacterium contains these proteins:
- a CDS encoding SAM-dependent DNA methyltransferase — protein: MNANLAEIEKRLWSAADELRANSRLRASEYSTPVLGLIFLRYADHKFTQAEQEISTEASTSRRRRTDPRTQYQARGIFYVPEEARFQYLLNLPESENIGQAITDAMKAIEAENPQVDGVLPKTYNRLEKNTLLELLRIMEQIPMDIEGDAFGKVYEYFLGNFAMSEGQRGGEFFTPTSLVKLIVEILQPFHGRIFDPACGSGGMFVQSAEFIHNHQQNGIQGDISLYGIERVAETIRLCKMNLAVHGLEGDIRQANSYYEDPHNCFDKFDFVMANPPFNVDRVDRERIKDDPRFPFGMPRVDNANYIWIQLFYSALSESGRAGFVMANSAADARASELEVRTEIIKSGAVDVVVSIASNFFYTVTLPCTLWFFDKSKRDSERRDKVLFIDARHLYHTVSRAHREFTPLQLEFLANIVRLYRGEAPENQHSSADFLATKFPDTEYIDVPGLCKVATIAEIETQGWSLNPGRYVGVAEQAPDDFDFAERFGELNEELEILNAEAHQLEERIAENVTKILESSG